aaaatacaactgtTGTAAACGGTAATAGGGgccttaatttattaaattgggAGTCTGACTAATATTTCTATCAAAAGTCAATACGAATGgagtttgttaaagaaaatattggaaCGACTCCGAATGTGATTCTAGATAAAactggtataataaaaaatgtgtgtTGAACCAAAGTTACAAAGGTAACATTTGCAAAGCTATTTCTGGATAAAAACACTTACCGCCGAAAATATCAGACATCCCACCGTTAGACCCAAACGTACTGGTAGTGAATCTTGATGTTTAACATTACGCGAGTCCCAAACCGCACAACAAACAACCACCAACATACTCGTTACAATAAATTCTACAACAAAAGCTTGCAACTGAGTGATGTTGCCATTGGGCAAAGTCATGCAGAATTCGTCTGGCATTGGAGATGAAACGGCTACTAGAAGACCAAAGCCCACAATGGCACCAAAAAACTGACCAATGAAATACACGAGCAGCATATGAAACTTGATCACATCATTTGTGTAGGCGGCCACAGTGACAACAGGATTGACATGAGCTCCGGAGATGTGACCAAAACACTGTACCACTATCATAACAACCAGGGCCATATTGAGACtggtttgaaaatttgtatttgcaaaCTGCACCGATTCCCAGTGGCCCATACAACCCGCAAACATCATAAAAGCGGTGGCAATAAATTCCGAAAAGAAACACTGAATTATTTGTTTGTACGCACAGGGCATTTTGagatcatttgttttttttttattctttttcgtttaaattattttcttattttgttaatttgcaCTAGAAATTCACGACCATTCACACTAAATTGCAGCTAAAGACTTGACGTTTTTGActtgttttaaaacaattttaatattaatttgttaaacattcTCATACTACACGTATCtaagtaaataatttaattttaatgtgcagtaaataaataaatattttaatgtgggAATGCTACCTTGTCAGCAAACACCCAATcggtttgtattttatattgcaGTTGGCGAtaagtattttattacaataataaacTGATTACTGTTACTGTTTTTGCTGATATCGTGTGTACGATCTAGATATCAGTATTCTAAttttaaactatgttttaaatttttaaaagtctgctgcaatatattaaactaatatttaaagAGCAATTATTCAAATTGGGGCATTAAAAAAGGTAATTTCTAGGCCAATATATATTTGTTGACTTAACATACTACTGAAAAATTACATCTTATTTGTCGTCAATTAAACGTAACTTTTTGGAACTTTGTGGATTTATAATTGTATGCAATAAATAAagacaatttcaatatttaatttcttactTGGACAAAAGCACTGAAATAATACTCTATACAAAGTAAAAGTATTTGTTTGGTTAATGTGGAAGCATTATACGCTCAAGCAATTGATTGCACAAGCAATCAAATATAGGACaccatttcaaaaaaaactttatccgTCTATATACAGTGGTTTAGAtatgtttttttggaaataattcggtatatcGAAACGAAATTTCATATGGATGGAACTGAGCTGGTTTCGAGTTTCGATTTACAGTTCTTGAGCTTCGTAGGTGGATTGCGGCCAGTTAGGGACCCCTCAGATTTGGTCACATTGggtctcaaattaaaaaaaacgccaaaaatccatttatgatccgaatgagctgaaattttaaatatatataattcatGATACACAACGGCAACggagaaaaatttgttttaatttatcaaaatgaaataaataaactagcaatggatatttgactttggtgtcgattcggctagttggccgggcttcacatacaatctcttactcttcgggtttcgcaatggatctatttttcatcgcaagtaatgattcggtgcaaaaattatttcagacatacaaaatcgtttttctaggTCTTTCGGCTTCAAGGTCTTTCGACATTTTGAAATGACTACTtacattcatttatattttgtataacagtattttccatagaaaatattgagtatAGCAGAATTtgccatattttctatagaaaatattgtgtattgtaaatattgtggagAAACGTTAGACATTTTTAAAGGATCAATGTTTGTGGAGTCGTTGTGTATCCTGAATTATATATATTgatacgttttaaccttttcaaaacgttagtttatttcctttaaataaaccggatacttttgattgcaaataaaagccgtttagtagtttgaaaatggtaacaactctttatttattcaaatgtacaacaacaacagaattaaatagtcactcaatgttttttatacacgtttgtaaat
The nucleotide sequence above comes from Calliphora vicina chromosome 1, idCalVici1.1, whole genome shotgun sequence. Encoded proteins:
- the LOC135949074 gene encoding aquaporin-4-like produces the protein MMFAGCMGHWESVQFANTNFQTSLNMALVVMIVVQCFGHISGAHVNPVVTVAAYTNDVIKFHMLLVYFIGQFFGAIVGFGLLVAVSSPMPDEFCMTLPNGNITQLQAFVVEFIVTSMLVVVCCAVWDSRNVKHQDSLPVRLGLTVGCLIFSAINLSGGSMNPVRSFGPALWLTNFEYQWIYWAAPLSSSVITSIIYKYCFKTNPGSDFRMSIDSE